In Chelmon rostratus isolate fCheRos1 chromosome 4, fCheRos1.pri, whole genome shotgun sequence, a genomic segment contains:
- the scly gene encoding selenocysteine lyase, whose translation MAKQSDDLSSIKGHTFSDHTFHHYSEMNQDRIYMDYNATTPLEPEVIQAISEALQDAWGNPSSNYIAGAKAKAMINQSRENVARMVGGKAEDIIFTSGGTEANNLVLHTAVEHFRRNCRDTEQVGNHQNGSNGLPHIITSNVEHDSVKLAAEHLQKDGRADVTFVPVSRVTARVEVDDIIAAVRPNTCLISIMLANNETGVIMPIREICQRVKSLNKQHERLRILLHTDAAQALGKIQVDACELGVDYLTIVGHKFYAPRIGALYVNSPRTITPLYPMLFGGGQERNFRPGTENTPMIAGLGKAAELVTSNLSDYESHMRSTKLYLEDRLKAVFNDKIHFNSHYPGSDILPNTCNVSILGPTLQGWRVLSNCTRLLASVGAACHSDSGNRPSHILLSCGVPSEVAANALRLSVGRGTTKADVDAVVEDLRETVQLLEETA comes from the exons ATGGCCAAACAGTCTGATGACCTCTCCTCGATAAAGGGTCACACCTTCAGCGACCATACCTTTCATCATTATTCAGAAATGAATCAAGACAG GATCTACATGGACTACAATGCCACGACACCGCTGGAACCAGAAGTGATCCAGGCTATTTCAGAGGCCCTCCAGGATGCCTGGGGAAACCCGAGTAGCAATTATATAGCAG GTGCGAAAGCCAAGGCGATGATTAATCAGTCCAGGGAGAATGTGGCGAGAATGGTTGGAGGTAAAGCAGAAGACATCATTTTCACATCAGGTGGAACAGAG GCCAATAACCTGGTGCTCCACACTGCTGTAGAGCACTTCAGGAGaaactgcagagacacagagcaagTTGGCAACCACCAGAATGGAAGCAACGGCCTTCCTCACATTATCACCTCTAATGTGGAGCATGACTCGGTAAAACTAGCAGCTGAGCACCTACAGAAAGATGGCAGGGCAG atgtgacatttGTGCCTGTGTCCAGGGTGACGGCCCGTGTGGAGGTGGACGACATCATTGCTGCGGTGCGTCCAAACACTTGTCTCATCTCTATCATGCTGGCCAACAACGAGACAGGAGTCATCATG CCAATCCGAGAGATCTGCCAGAGAGTAAAATCTCTGAACAAGCAGCATGAGCGGCTCAGGATCCTGCTCCACACTGATGCCGCTCAGGCTCTGGGGAAAATCCAAGTAGATGCCTGTGAGCTGGGAGTGGATTACCTCACCATAGTGGGGCACAAG TTCTATGCCCCTCGGATTGGTGCTCTGTATGTGAACTCTCCCAGAACGATAACACCTTTGTACCCGATGCTGTttggaggaggacaggagagaaacTTCAGACCAGG cacagaaaacacaccaaTGATTGCGGGTTTGGGAAAG GCTGCAGAACTGGTGACCTCGAATCTGTCAGATTATGAGAGTCACATGCGAAGTACCAAACTTTATTTGGAGGATCGACTGAAG GCCGTCTTTAACGACAAGATCCACTTCAACAGCCATTACCCAGGCTCCGATATCCTCCCTAACACATGTAACGTGTCCATCCTGGGCCCAACGTTACAAG GCTGGAGGGTATTGTCCAACTGTACGAGGCTGTTGGCCAGCGTCGGTGCCGCCTGCCATTCAGACAGTGGAAACAG GCCTTCCCATATCCTCCTGAGCTGCGGCGTCCCCTCAGAGGTGGCAGCTAATGCCTTGAGGTTGAGCGTGGGCCGGGGGACGACCAAAGCAGATGTGGATGCAGTCGTGGAGGACCTGAGAGAAACTGTGCAACTGCTGGAAGAAACGGCCTGA